A genomic segment from Paenibacillus sp. FSL K6-1096 encodes:
- a CDS encoding STM4013/SEN3800 family hydrolase: MTDMNAIVGTHDILMITLDTLRYDAAVLEEANCPNLCGSGPWEKRHTPGSFTYAAHHAFFGGFLPTPADTNKAEHVRLFHSRNTGLKTHPHTWLFDTPDMVSGLAAAGYQTVCIGGVIFFTKKVPLARVLPGYFQHSYWRMTFGVTNPRSTEHQVNHALKLLGNTPLDQRLFLFLNVSAIHGPNHMFLPGARKDSVDSQRAALRYADGELGRLFDAFRERGNPVFCLAFSDHGTAYGEDGYQGHRLAHETVWNVPYREFFL, translated from the coding sequence ATGACCGATATGAATGCCATCGTTGGCACCCACGATATCCTAATGATCACACTCGATACCCTTCGCTATGATGCCGCTGTGCTGGAGGAGGCGAATTGCCCCAATCTGTGCGGCAGCGGCCCCTGGGAGAAGCGGCACACCCCCGGCAGCTTCACGTATGCGGCCCATCATGCCTTCTTCGGCGGCTTCCTGCCTACTCCGGCGGACACGAATAAGGCTGAGCATGTGCGGCTGTTCCATTCGCGGAATACCGGACTGAAGACCCATCCGCATACCTGGCTGTTCGATACACCCGATATGGTCTCGGGACTGGCGGCGGCGGGGTATCAGACGGTGTGTATCGGGGGCGTCATTTTTTTCACCAAAAAAGTGCCCCTCGCCCGCGTCCTCCCCGGCTACTTCCAGCACAGCTACTGGCGGATGACCTTCGGGGTGACGAACCCGCGCTCCACGGAGCATCAGGTGAACCACGCGCTGAAGCTGCTCGGCAACACGCCGCTGGACCAGCGGCTGTTTCTGTTCCTCAACGTCTCGGCGATCCATGGCCCGAACCATATGTTCCTGCCGGGAGCCCGCAAGGATTCGGTGGACAGCCAGCGCGCTGCACTGCGTTATGCCGACGGGGAGCTGGGGCGTTTGTTCGATGCGTTCCGCGAACGCGGCAACCCGGTCTTCTGCCTGGCCTTCTCCGACCATGGCACGGCGTACGGCGAAGACGGCTACCAGGGCCACCGGCTGGCTCATGAGACAGTCTGGAATGTGCCTTACCGCGAATTTTTCTTATAA
- a CDS encoding helix-turn-helix transcriptional regulator — translation MIELTARQLQIIEIVKKRAPITGDQIAESLGLSRPTIRGDLSILVMLEYIDAKPKVGYFPGSKAAARHNSRGLLQDTKVSDIQSIPVIIRENTTIQDAVVTLFLQDVGTLIICGSDGRLTGVASRKDFLKVTLGNPGAVTMPVSMVMTRQPKVVTVSPDDTVLDAAQRMIYHEVDSLPVVVPGSGEGSAPGLDVVGRLTKTSIVKLLLELEAKG, via the coding sequence GTGATCGAACTGACAGCCCGGCAATTGCAAATTATTGAGATTGTGAAAAAAAGAGCGCCGATTACAGGCGACCAGATCGCAGAGAGCCTGGGCCTCAGCCGGCCGACCATCCGGGGGGACCTGTCCATCCTGGTTATGCTCGAATATATCGATGCGAAGCCGAAGGTCGGCTACTTCCCCGGCAGCAAGGCCGCCGCACGCCATAACAGCCGGGGTCTGCTCCAGGATACCAAGGTCAGCGACATTCAGAGCATCCCGGTCATTATCCGCGAGAATACGACGATTCAGGATGCTGTCGTCACCCTGTTTCTGCAGGATGTCGGTACGCTGATTATCTGCGGCAGCGACGGCAGGCTGACCGGCGTCGCCTCGCGCAAGGACTTCCTGAAGGTCACGCTCGGCAATCCGGGAGCGGTTACCATGCCAGTTAGCATGGTCATGACCCGCCAGCCCAAGGTAGTGACCGTGTCGCCTGATGATACGGTGCTTGATGCCGCACAGCGTATGATTTATCACGAGGTGGACAGTCTGCCGGTGGTTGTTCCCGGCAGCGGGGAAGGGTCCGCCCCCGGACTGGACGTAGTCGGACGATTGACCAAGACTTCCATCGTGAAGCTTCTTCTGGAGCTTGAAGCCAAAGGATAA
- the cysC gene encoding adenylyl-sulfate kinase: MTDQIQAHSRQAGLTIWLTGLSGAGKSTLAALLTDRLRERGLAVEWLDGDELRRTLGRGLGFSREDRFENIRRAVYLAAMLNRHGVITIVSVISPYAAMRSYARQELPGFVEVFVDCPLPVCEARDVKGLYAKARSGEIPAFTGISDPYEAPSDPELTLHTAERTPEECVEELISWLTEYRRYPL, from the coding sequence ATGACGGATCAGATACAGGCACATAGCCGGCAGGCCGGGCTAACGATATGGCTGACCGGCCTGTCCGGGGCGGGCAAGTCTACGCTTGCCGCCTTGCTTACGGACCGGCTCCGGGAACGGGGGCTGGCGGTGGAATGGCTGGACGGCGATGAGCTGCGGCGCACCCTGGGCCGGGGACTCGGCTTCAGCCGTGAGGACCGGTTCGAGAACATCCGCCGGGCGGTCTACCTCGCCGCGATGTTGAACCGGCACGGCGTAATCACCATTGTCTCGGTGATCAGCCCTTATGCCGCGATGCGCAGCTATGCCCGGCAGGAGCTGCCGGGCTTCGTGGAGGTCTTTGTCGACTGCCCGCTCCCCGTCTGCGAGGCGCGGGATGTCAAAGGGCTGTACGCCAAGGCCCGCTCCGGGGAGATTCCGGCGTTCACCGGGATCTCCGATCCCTATGAGGCTCCGAGTGACCCGGAGCTGACACTGCACACGGCGGAACGGACGCCGGAGGAATGCGTAGAAGAGCTGATAAGCTGGCTGACGGAGTACCGGCGATATCCGTTGTGA
- a CDS encoding STM4012 family radical SAM protein: protein MTSIRQPHHTNQDGPPPFSSGELQQWTEQITAHPYRNYLYSYPHKTAYRPLGPPISLEELWRDEPAESLFLYMHIPFCGARCGFCNLFTLPDKRANVHAEYVDALERQARQWAAFTGHKPYARFAIGGGTPSLLAPEQLRRLFSIATDIMGVDLSTVSISVETSPETLTEEKLSILKEHTVDRVSMGIQSFVAAESAAIYRPQDPEVVYRALELLGKYDFPILNLDLIYGLPGQTVDSWLYSLNQALLHDPEEIFLYPLYTREHTIVKPGDLADQLDLRHECYEAARAVLTEHGYRQYSMRRFAKEIAGTGKAILNYSCQEEGMVGLGCGARSYTRNVHYASRYGVSRKATESIIADYVTAERYDTADYGIVLSLAEQKRRFILKAILHSEGLRISDYNERFGTSLWADHPELGLLVQSGFATDDEGILRLTPDGLGYSDSIGDWFISGEIREQMKEFVLP, encoded by the coding sequence ATGACGTCCATCCGGCAACCGCATCACACGAACCAAGACGGACCGCCTCCCTTCTCTTCAGGGGAGCTTCAGCAGTGGACGGAGCAGATTACGGCCCATCCTTACCGCAATTATCTCTACTCTTATCCGCACAAAACCGCTTACCGTCCGCTGGGTCCGCCCATTTCGTTAGAAGAGCTGTGGCGGGATGAGCCGGCGGAGAGCTTGTTTCTGTATATGCATATTCCCTTCTGCGGCGCACGCTGCGGCTTCTGCAACCTGTTCACGCTGCCCGACAAAAGGGCCAATGTCCACGCCGAATACGTGGATGCACTGGAACGCCAGGCCCGGCAGTGGGCCGCCTTCACCGGACACAAGCCTTATGCGCGCTTCGCCATCGGCGGCGGAACGCCAAGCCTGCTCGCGCCTGAGCAGCTTAGACGGTTGTTCAGCATCGCTACGGACATTATGGGCGTGGACCTCAGCACGGTATCCATTTCCGTCGAGACCTCGCCTGAGACGTTGACCGAAGAAAAGCTGTCGATTCTGAAAGAGCATACGGTGGACCGGGTCAGCATGGGCATTCAGAGCTTCGTGGCCGCCGAGTCGGCAGCCATCTACCGGCCGCAGGACCCGGAGGTGGTGTACCGTGCACTGGAGCTGCTGGGCAAGTATGATTTTCCGATTCTGAATCTGGATCTGATCTACGGGCTCCCCGGGCAGACGGTGGACTCCTGGCTCTATTCGCTGAATCAGGCACTGCTGCATGACCCGGAGGAAATCTTCCTCTATCCGCTATACACCCGTGAGCATACGATTGTGAAGCCGGGCGATCTGGCGGACCAGCTCGATCTCCGTCATGAATGTTATGAAGCGGCACGCGCAGTGCTGACAGAGCATGGCTACCGCCAATACTCGATGCGCAGGTTCGCCAAAGAGATTGCGGGGACCGGCAAGGCGATCCTTAACTACAGCTGCCAGGAGGAAGGGATGGTCGGCCTCGGCTGCGGCGCGCGCTCCTACACGCGGAATGTGCATTATGCCTCCCGTTACGGCGTCAGCCGCAAGGCTACGGAGAGCATTATCGCGGACTATGTGACAGCAGAGCGTTATGATACCGCCGACTACGGCATCGTGCTGAGTCTGGCTGAGCAGAAACGGCGGTTCATCCTGAAAGCCATCCTGCACAGCGAAGGGCTGAGGATTTCAGACTATAACGAGCGGTTCGGGACTTCGCTGTGGGCGGATCATCCCGAGCTGGGCCTCTTAGTGCAGAGTGGCTTCGCCACGGATGATGAGGGCATCCTGCGGCTGACTCCGGATGGTCTCGGCTACTCCGACTCCATCGGCGACTGGTTCATCTCCGGCGAGATCCGGGAACAGATGAAGGAATTCGTCCTGCCATGA
- a CDS encoding AraC family transcriptional regulator, producing MALFKYNAHRPHRANPDLYLHYWGQEQCVPGHSFGPGVRSLYKIHFVHAGTGQVTVGEATHTLVAGQAFLTYPHVVTHYAADQDDPWLYSWIAFTGEEAAYLLSRTSLTPEQPVFPMDEVLMPSLSARLSETGSSGELLDLPLKVVLYEFFSLLLRTVPAADSPAPRSRSVYVEQCLHYLQAHYAENVTMESLSASLKLDRKYMSALFKRTIGMPPQQYLLQFRMSKACELLTETGCTIGEISQSVGYQDALLFSRMFKKVKGCSPKEYRLRHTDTDIVL from the coding sequence ATGGCTCTATTCAAATATAACGCCCATCGTCCCCACCGGGCCAATCCTGACCTGTATCTGCATTACTGGGGCCAGGAGCAGTGTGTACCCGGCCATTCGTTCGGACCCGGAGTGCGAAGCCTGTACAAAATCCACTTCGTTCACGCCGGAACCGGCCAGGTCACCGTCGGGGAAGCCACCCATACGCTGGTCGCCGGACAGGCCTTCCTCACTTACCCGCATGTGGTGACACATTATGCCGCTGACCAGGACGACCCTTGGCTGTATTCCTGGATTGCTTTTACCGGGGAGGAGGCGGCCTATCTGTTGTCACGGACGTCACTAACCCCGGAGCAGCCGGTGTTCCCGATGGACGAGGTGCTGATGCCCTCACTGTCGGCCCGGTTATCGGAAACGGGCAGCAGCGGGGAGCTGCTGGATCTGCCGCTGAAGGTGGTGCTCTATGAATTCTTCTCCCTGCTGCTGCGCACAGTACCGGCTGCGGATAGCCCGGCCCCGCGCAGCAGAAGCGTCTATGTCGAGCAATGCCTGCATTACCTTCAAGCCCACTACGCCGAGAATGTGACTATGGAGAGCCTGTCCGCTTCCCTGAAGCTGGACCGCAAATATATGTCGGCGCTGTTCAAGCGGACAATCGGCATGCCTCCGCAGCAATATCTGCTCCAATTCCGCATGTCCAAGGCCTGCGAGCTGCTGACGGAGACCGGCTGCACCATCGGGGAAATCTCGCAGTCGGTGGGGTATCAGGATGCCTTGCTCTTTTCCCGGATGTTCAAGAAGGTCAAGGGCTGCTCACCCAAGGAATACCGGCTCCGCCATACAGATACAGACATTGTGCTATAA
- the glpX gene encoding class II fructose-bisphosphatase, protein MERELALEIVRVTELGALSSARWIGRGDKHAADEAATTAIRSMFDSVSIDGTVVIGEGEMDEAPMLYIGERVGTRNGPSVDVAVDPLEGTEVVACGLHNAQSVIAIADRGSLLHAPDIYMEKLACGPELAGRLSLDDPAEATLRKAARITGKALSELTVMVLDRKRHERLIAILREAGVRIKLLGHGDVAGAIAAALPDSDVDLYMGSGGAPEGVLAAAALRCLGGELQGRLLPEGQLELQRCLQMGLDHPARVLTMEDMVGTGDVIFAATGVTSGEFLNGVRFIGKERAETHSVIMRAQSRTIRYIRSIHFLPGKEIPQVAAARPDAAWM, encoded by the coding sequence ATGGAACGTGAATTGGCACTGGAAATTGTACGGGTCACTGAACTGGGCGCCTTATCCTCAGCCCGCTGGATCGGCCGGGGTGACAAACATGCGGCAGATGAAGCGGCCACCACCGCAATCCGTTCCATGTTCGATTCCGTCTCCATTGACGGGACCGTGGTCATCGGCGAAGGTGAAATGGACGAGGCGCCGATGCTCTACATCGGCGAACGGGTCGGGACCCGCAACGGACCTTCCGTCGATGTGGCGGTGGACCCGCTGGAAGGAACTGAAGTGGTCGCCTGCGGGCTGCATAATGCCCAGTCTGTCATCGCCATTGCCGACAGGGGCAGCCTCCTCCATGCTCCCGATATCTATATGGAGAAGCTGGCCTGCGGGCCGGAGCTGGCCGGCAGGCTCAGCCTTGATGATCCGGCTGAAGCTACGCTGCGCAAGGCCGCGCGGATTACGGGCAAGGCGCTCTCCGAGCTGACGGTGATGGTGCTGGACCGTAAGCGCCATGAGCGGCTGATCGCCATTCTGCGCGAAGCCGGAGTACGCATCAAGCTGCTCGGCCATGGCGATGTGGCCGGGGCAATTGCCGCCGCGCTGCCGGACAGCGACGTCGATCTGTACATGGGCTCCGGCGGGGCACCGGAGGGCGTACTGGCTGCCGCCGCCCTGCGCTGCCTGGGCGGGGAGCTTCAGGGCCGGCTGCTGCCCGAAGGCCAGCTGGAGCTGCAGCGCTGCCTGCAAATGGGCCTGGACCATCCGGCACGGGTGCTGACCATGGAGGACATGGTCGGCACCGGCGATGTGATCTTCGCCGCGACCGGCGTCACCTCCGGCGAATTTCTCAACGGCGTCCGCTTCATCGGCAAGGAACGCGCCGAGACCCATTCCGTGATCATGCGGGCGCAGAGCCGAACCATCCGTTACATCCGCAGCATTCATTTCCTGCCCGGCAAGGAAATCCCGCAGGTGGCTGCGGCCAGGCCGGATGCGGCTTGGATGTAA
- a CDS encoding pyruvate, water dikinase regulatory protein: MEPSTHFITICSDSIGDTAEAVVQAVIHQFQNQRVTIRRYGNVRHEDELRKLMEEAAQHQGFVAYTLVQPELREMIREEAVRLDLRIVDIMGPMMQAFIDTFDDAPEARPGLLHQLDEDYFRRMEAIEFTVACDDGRDLGAMLKADIVLLGMSRTSKTPLSIFLAHRGKKVVNYPVVPEVGPPQQLLSLPAGRIIGLTMKPEYMLKIRSERLRMLGLPTGSQYASLERITEEMEYAAALFTKLGCPVIDITDKAIEETAGIIMGYI, translated from the coding sequence ATGGAGCCATCCACCCATTTCATTACGATATGCTCGGATTCGATTGGAGATACGGCGGAAGCTGTCGTGCAGGCCGTGATACACCAATTTCAGAATCAGCGTGTCACCATCAGAAGATACGGCAACGTCAGACATGAAGATGAACTTCGCAAGTTAATGGAAGAAGCCGCTCAGCATCAGGGCTTCGTAGCGTACACGCTCGTTCAGCCTGAGCTGCGGGAGATGATCCGCGAGGAGGCGGTCCGCCTCGATCTGCGGATTGTGGACATTATGGGGCCGATGATGCAGGCCTTCATTGATACCTTCGATGATGCCCCCGAGGCCCGCCCGGGACTGCTGCATCAGCTGGACGAGGATTACTTCCGGCGGATGGAGGCCATTGAATTCACCGTTGCCTGCGATGACGGGCGCGACCTTGGTGCAATGCTGAAGGCGGACATCGTCCTGCTCGGCATGTCACGCACCTCGAAGACCCCGCTTAGCATCTTCCTTGCCCACCGGGGCAAGAAGGTTGTGAATTATCCGGTCGTTCCGGAGGTAGGCCCGCCGCAGCAGCTCCTCAGCCTGCCTGCGGGCCGGATCATCGGGCTGACCATGAAGCCTGAATATATGCTGAAGATCCGCTCCGAGCGGCTGAGAATGCTGGGTCTACCCACAGGCTCACAGTATGCCAGCCTGGAGCGCATTACAGAAGAGATGGAATATGCGGCAGCCCTGTTCACGAAGCTGGGTTGTCCCGTTATTGATATTACGGATAAGGCTATTGAAGAGACCGCAGGCATTATTATGGGTTACATCTAA
- a CDS encoding EamA family transporter — MIMLAYSLVCLIFGTTFLAIKIGVDAGAPPFFSAGMRFFLAGASLFLFMVLRGKARFSLLLRKEMLFTGAALTFGTFAALYWAEQYVSSGLAAVLSATGPMMILLMQTAFLRQKAPAYSLIGCIIGFTGVLLLVLPNLAADVTPLWLIGCIVVLIGELCYAAGAIYSKKVTTAFTGVSPIALNAAQMMYGGVLLFLLSLFTEPLHPAYLLSFKAAGSLLYLTVIGSMVGHTLFYWLVAKTNPVFPSTWLYISPPIAVGVGLVFYNEAVTWVTLLGVFTIIAGTILVNAGALKQLIVKSRPGTSVLQKGSIEPLPQE; from the coding sequence ATGATTATGCTCGCTTATTCACTTGTCTGTCTGATCTTCGGCACCACCTTCCTGGCCATCAAAATCGGCGTTGACGCCGGAGCGCCGCCGTTCTTCTCTGCGGGAATGCGTTTTTTCCTGGCCGGGGCCAGCCTGTTCCTGTTCATGGTTCTGCGGGGTAAAGCCCGCTTCTCTCTGCTGCTGCGCAAGGAAATGCTGTTCACCGGGGCAGCGCTGACCTTCGGCACCTTCGCCGCGCTCTACTGGGCCGAGCAATATGTATCCTCCGGGCTTGCCGCCGTCCTGTCCGCTACCGGTCCGATGATGATTCTGCTGATGCAGACGGCTTTTCTCCGGCAAAAGGCTCCGGCCTACTCGCTCATCGGCTGTATCATCGGCTTCACCGGCGTACTGCTGCTCGTGCTGCCCAACCTTGCCGCTGACGTCACTCCGCTTTGGCTGATCGGCTGTATTGTCGTGCTGATCGGAGAGCTATGCTATGCGGCAGGGGCGATCTATTCCAAAAAAGTAACCACCGCCTTCACCGGGGTCTCCCCCATAGCGCTGAACGCGGCCCAGATGATGTACGGCGGTGTGCTGCTGTTCCTTCTGTCACTTTTCACGGAGCCGCTGCACCCCGCTTACCTGCTGTCCTTCAAGGCCGCCGGTTCCCTGCTCTATCTGACCGTCATCGGGTCTATGGTGGGACACACTCTGTTCTACTGGCTTGTCGCCAAAACCAACCCGGTCTTCCCGTCCACCTGGCTGTATATCTCTCCGCCGATTGCCGTCGGGGTGGGCTTAGTCTTCTATAATGAAGCCGTAACCTGGGTAACGCTGCTAGGCGTCTTCACCATCATTGCCGGAACCATCCTTGTGAATGCGGGTGCACTGAAGCAGCTGATTGTCAAATCTCGGCCGGGGACTTCTGTGCTGCAAAAAGGAAGCATAGAGCCTCTCCCGCAAGAGTAG
- a CDS encoding (2Fe-2S) ferredoxin domain-containing protein: MNMRLKVLKKHLLFCCSEHCNNQEVEEVMQEFKEQMVEQGINKTVKINKTSCLGLCGNGPFVIVYPDGIWYYNVTVDDVARIVEEHLVNGQPVEELVMLKMDA, translated from the coding sequence ATGAATATGCGTCTGAAAGTACTGAAGAAGCATCTGCTCTTCTGCTGCAGCGAGCACTGCAATAATCAGGAGGTGGAGGAGGTCATGCAGGAATTCAAGGAGCAGATGGTCGAGCAGGGCATCAACAAGACGGTCAAAATCAACAAAACCAGCTGCCTCGGCTTATGCGGCAACGGGCCTTTTGTCATCGTGTATCCTGACGGGATCTGGTATTACAATGTAACGGTAGATGATGTGGCGCGGATCGTGGAGGAGCATCTGGTGAACGGACAGCCGGTAGAAGAGCTGGTTATGCTTAAAATGGACGCCTGA
- a CDS encoding STM4011 family radical SAM protein — MKAVLYYRGSLSSCNYDCPYCPFGKTKDSAATLAKDRDQLAAFVDWVTAQGEAGHRLSIFFNPYGEGLIHRWYREAMVTLSHLEHVDKVAIQTNLSARLDFTSELNPAKAAFWATYHPGQVRGERFLAQCTEVYRRGIPFSVGSVGIRSAFPAIASLRAALPEEVYLWVNAFKDRTDYYTAEDITFLSSIDPHFQINAVDYDSLGARCNAGSSVFYVQGPGLVKRCYKDRGVIGNLYRDGLEGLAAERSCRMKVCDCYIGYIHMPELGLEQIYGSGLLERIPYGAGRIVQ, encoded by the coding sequence ATGAAGGCGGTCCTCTACTACCGCGGCTCCCTCTCTTCCTGCAATTATGACTGTCCTTACTGCCCCTTCGGCAAAACCAAAGACAGCGCCGCCACCCTCGCCAAGGACCGCGACCAGCTCGCTGCCTTCGTGGACTGGGTCACGGCGCAGGGGGAGGCCGGCCACCGGCTGTCTATCTTTTTTAATCCCTATGGCGAAGGGTTAATTCACCGCTGGTACCGGGAGGCGATGGTTACACTCTCCCATCTGGAGCATGTGGACAAGGTCGCCATCCAGACCAATCTGTCGGCCCGGCTGGACTTCACTAGCGAGCTGAACCCGGCCAAAGCCGCTTTCTGGGCGACCTATCACCCGGGCCAGGTCAGAGGCGAGCGGTTCCTGGCCCAGTGTACGGAGGTGTACCGGCGGGGGATACCTTTTAGCGTGGGCAGTGTGGGAATCCGCAGCGCTTTCCCGGCAATAGCTTCGCTGCGCGCCGCCTTGCCGGAGGAGGTCTACCTGTGGGTGAACGCCTTCAAGGACAGAACGGATTATTACACCGCTGAGGATATTACCTTCCTAAGCAGCATTGATCCGCACTTTCAGATTAATGCTGTAGACTATGACAGTCTCGGCGCGCGCTGTAATGCCGGAAGCAGCGTCTTCTACGTGCAGGGCCCCGGCTTGGTGAAACGCTGCTATAAAGACCGCGGGGTAATCGGCAACCTGTACCGCGACGGGCTGGAGGGCTTGGCCGCTGAGCGGAGCTGCCGCATGAAGGTCTGCGACTGCTACATCGGCTACATCCATATGCCGGAGCTGGGTCTGGAGCAGATCTACGGCTCCGGCCTGCTGGAGCGGATACCTTATGGCGCGGGGAGGATAGTACAATGA
- a CDS encoding PLP-dependent aminotransferase family protein: MGKIVGSGPSNPLFRQICEFMLNRMARGEWKAHDKLPSVRGLAEELGVHRLTVFKAYRALAENGKLYVRDKSGYYVAPGSRLEQTVDGEVPVPGYNVSSPMSDIQRMPVTYQFSQALIDPGLLPNLFLSDYVKKVFDLYPKVMGTYSSVQGDEELRSTLSGHFRDMYQLQLSADELLITSGAQQAINLIAGIMLGPMDAVLVERPTYSVALDIFRRAGARLVPVEITPQGYDLAAVEELMRKAKPRMFYLNPTHHNPTGVTVPAEQRKLLVELAERYRCLLVEDDPFRDMYFGAEPPPPIFSYDTEGWVIYISSFSKYVAPGLRICAVACRYPFMDRLIAAKSLADNGTPLLNQKIFLHYYTSPRLQQHLGKLRIALQVHKELMEETLAATGWEWAAPQGGLNLWVKLPDSIPVDTLFARCMEQSLSFVPGELCDPLGTMKSWLRLSYSFASEALLREGMQRLTAIAREIEAEGQRGRIGG; this comes from the coding sequence ATGGGGAAAATAGTCGGAAGCGGGCCAAGCAATCCCTTGTTCCGCCAGATCTGTGAGTTCATGCTGAACCGGATGGCACGCGGTGAATGGAAGGCGCACGACAAGCTGCCGTCGGTCCGGGGACTGGCGGAGGAGCTGGGGGTTCACAGGCTGACGGTATTCAAGGCTTACCGGGCGCTGGCGGAGAACGGCAAGCTGTATGTCAGGGACAAATCCGGTTATTATGTTGCGCCCGGCAGCAGGCTGGAGCAGACGGTGGACGGGGAAGTGCCGGTGCCAGGCTATAACGTCTCAAGCCCGATGTCCGATATTCAGCGGATGCCGGTCACGTACCAGTTCTCCCAGGCCTTGATTGATCCGGGGCTGCTGCCGAACCTGTTTCTGTCCGATTATGTCAAAAAAGTATTCGACCTCTATCCGAAGGTCATGGGCACGTATTCCTCTGTTCAGGGGGATGAGGAGCTGCGCAGCACGCTGAGCGGCCATTTCCGCGATATGTATCAGCTTCAGTTATCGGCGGATGAGCTACTGATTACTTCAGGCGCGCAGCAGGCCATTAACCTCATAGCCGGGATCATGCTGGGACCGATGGATGCAGTGCTGGTGGAGCGGCCTACGTATAGTGTGGCGCTGGATATTTTTCGCCGGGCCGGGGCGCGGCTGGTGCCGGTAGAGATCACCCCGCAGGGGTATGATCTGGCGGCGGTGGAGGAGCTGATGCGCAAGGCTAAGCCGCGGATGTTCTATTTGAACCCGACACACCATAATCCGACAGGGGTTACCGTGCCTGCGGAGCAGCGCAAGCTGCTGGTCGAGCTGGCCGAGCGTTACCGCTGCCTGCTGGTCGAGGATGATCCGTTCCGGGACATGTACTTCGGGGCGGAGCCGCCACCGCCGATCTTCAGCTATGATACGGAGGGGTGGGTCATCTATATCAGCAGCTTCAGCAAATATGTCGCTCCCGGGCTGCGGATCTGTGCGGTGGCTTGCCGTTATCCGTTCATGGACCGGCTGATCGCCGCCAAATCGCTGGCCGACAACGGGACGCCGCTGCTGAATCAGAAGATCTTTCTGCACTACTACACCTCACCACGCCTGCAGCAGCATCTGGGCAAGCTGCGGATTGCCCTCCAGGTACACAAAGAGCTGATGGAGGAGACGCTTGCCGCCACCGGTTGGGAGTGGGCAGCGCCGCAGGGCGGGCTTAACCTGTGGGTGAAGCTGCCGGACAGCATCCCGGTAGATACGCTGTTCGCCCGCTGCATGGAGCAGTCCCTCTCCTTCGTCCCCGGTGAACTCTGTGATCCTCTGGGTACGATGAAGTCCTGGCTGCGTCTCAGCTATTCCTTCGCGAGTGAGGCGCTGCTGCGCGAGGGGATGCAGCGGCTGACTGCGATTGCGCGGGAGATTGAGGCGGAGGGGCAGCGGGGAAGAATCGGCGGGTAA